One region of Flavobacterium sp. GSB-24 genomic DNA includes:
- a CDS encoding pitrilysin family protein: MKKYIFMGYCSLAFCTLVSAQNKSVNFKKIKEVGGIEEYLYQPNGMNILLLQDNASPVATVQIVYRVGSKHEVLGNTGSTHLLEHLMFKGTPTFNKKNGNTITDVLQNTGAQLNATTWYDRTNYFETLPSDKIELAIQIEADRMRNSLLLKEDKEAEMTVVRNEFERGENDPNSLLDKEIWASAYIAHPYHHSTIGWKSDIEKAPIEVLKNFYNTYYWPDNATLTIIGDFKKENVFELIEKYFGKITKAPHVMPQPYTEEPQQYGARKIVVRKPGELGVVNKAYKIPGALHEDLPALNILGEIIGSGPSAILNKTFVDTRMGVYTYANATNFKEVGLFTIGVGFPTTSKHEDIDAKITEVVAKIQKEGVTQDEVNRVVAKISAQTILARDGSGVIASELNEAIAAGDWTDYITGVDRLKKVTPADVIRVAQQYLVEDQSTTGYFIPKQSGSQNKETAQANNFLPENGPFYYRHSEEGHVQEESSSVAASPIKNILEESISKENIEKTASAYKREKVSGIDVVSVKTSAKDFVTVAASISLGNYSGENKNPIIPALTASMLSKGTTLNDKFKFSEKLQKLGVNLNVNASTFKINIGFKCLKKDLDQVIALLAEELRNPLFDSKEFENLKQQFIGNIQQSLNDPGERGSIALSQAIYPKNNPNYSLNVEDNISNIKNAALDEVKAFHKKYFGTASMRLVIVGDTDGANLNASLKKSYKNWNGGVAENLKFEEASKTSAKKEVVTIPEKPSAELFIGQFTGLKRADADYIPFYIANYTLGAGFAGRLMQTVRDNDGLTYSISSGIGGNIQTGGYWFVNASFNPGLFQKGLDATMVQVDKWVKNGITAEELENKKTNLIGSFKVGMSTTNGLARTILSFIERGLEPNYIDQYPKDIQKATLQQVNDAIKKYIQLDKMIIIKSGSLDQNGNPLK; the protein is encoded by the coding sequence ATGAAAAAATACATCTTTATGGGCTATTGCTCATTAGCTTTTTGTACGCTTGTTTCTGCGCAGAATAAATCGGTTAATTTTAAGAAAATTAAAGAAGTCGGCGGAATCGAAGAATATTTATATCAGCCCAACGGAATGAATATCTTGCTTTTGCAGGACAACGCTTCGCCAGTTGCAACGGTACAAATCGTATATCGCGTAGGTTCTAAACATGAAGTTTTAGGAAACACGGGATCAACGCATCTTTTAGAACATTTAATGTTTAAAGGAACTCCGACTTTCAACAAAAAAAACGGAAATACAATTACTGATGTTCTTCAAAATACAGGAGCACAGTTAAATGCGACAACTTGGTACGACCGTACCAATTATTTTGAAACACTTCCGAGTGATAAAATCGAATTGGCGATTCAAATCGAAGCTGACAGAATGCGAAATTCTTTATTATTAAAAGAAGATAAAGAAGCGGAAATGACAGTTGTGCGAAACGAATTTGAACGTGGTGAAAACGATCCGAACAGTTTATTAGATAAAGAAATCTGGGCTTCCGCTTATATTGCACATCCATATCATCATTCAACAATTGGATGGAAATCAGATATTGAAAAAGCGCCAATTGAAGTCTTAAAAAACTTTTACAATACCTATTATTGGCCAGATAATGCAACTTTAACAATTATCGGAGATTTCAAAAAAGAAAATGTTTTTGAATTGATTGAAAAGTATTTCGGAAAAATTACGAAAGCGCCACACGTCATGCCTCAGCCATATACAGAAGAGCCTCAGCAGTATGGAGCTCGTAAAATTGTGGTTAGAAAACCAGGAGAATTGGGCGTAGTAAACAAAGCCTATAAAATTCCAGGTGCATTGCATGAAGATCTTCCGGCATTGAATATTTTGGGAGAAATCATTGGTTCGGGTCCTTCGGCTATTTTGAACAAAACTTTCGTTGATACCCGAATGGGAGTTTATACGTATGCGAATGCAACGAATTTTAAAGAAGTCGGACTTTTTACCATTGGTGTTGGTTTTCCAACCACATCAAAACATGAAGATATCGATGCTAAAATCACTGAAGTTGTAGCTAAAATTCAGAAAGAAGGCGTGACACAGGATGAGGTAAATCGTGTTGTGGCAAAAATTAGCGCACAAACAATCTTAGCTCGTGACGGTTCTGGTGTTATTGCTTCCGAATTAAACGAAGCCATTGCAGCTGGAGACTGGACCGATTACATTACAGGAGTTGACCGTTTGAAAAAAGTTACTCCGGCAGATGTTATTCGCGTAGCGCAGCAATATTTAGTTGAAGATCAAAGTACAACTGGATATTTTATTCCGAAGCAGTCAGGTTCTCAAAATAAAGAAACAGCTCAGGCAAATAATTTTTTACCAGAAAACGGACCATTTTATTACAGACATTCAGAGGAAGGACATGTACAGGAAGAAAGTTCATCTGTGGCTGCTTCACCGATAAAAAATATTTTAGAGGAAAGTATTTCGAAAGAAAATATTGAAAAAACAGCTTCAGCTTATAAAAGAGAAAAAGTATCAGGAATAGATGTAGTTTCGGTTAAAACTTCTGCTAAAGATTTCGTTACAGTTGCAGCGAGTATTTCATTAGGAAATTATTCAGGAGAAAATAAAAATCCTATCATCCCTGCTTTAACCGCTTCGATGCTGTCTAAAGGAACGACTTTAAATGATAAATTTAAATTCTCAGAAAAGCTTCAAAAACTAGGAGTAAACTTGAATGTCAATGCATCAACATTTAAAATAAATATTGGATTTAAATGTTTGAAAAAAGATCTAGATCAAGTAATTGCCTTATTGGCAGAAGAATTGAGAAATCCTCTGTTTGATTCAAAAGAGTTTGAAAATCTAAAGCAACAGTTTATCGGAAACATACAACAAAGTTTAAACGATCCAGGCGAAAGAGGAAGCATTGCTTTATCTCAAGCCATTTATCCAAAAAACAATCCAAATTACAGCTTGAACGTTGAAGATAATATTTCGAATATTAAGAATGCAGCGTTGGATGAAGTTAAAGCTTTTCACAAAAAATATTTCGGAACAGCATCTATGCGTCTGGTAATTGTAGGAGACACAGATGGAGCGAATTTAAATGCTTCATTAAAAAAATCTTATAAAAATTGGAATGGGGGAGTTGCGGAAAACTTGAAATTTGAAGAAGCTTCAAAAACTTCGGCTAAAAAAGAAGTCGTTACAATTCCAGAAAAACCAAGTGCAGAATTGTTTATAGGACAGTTTACAGGTTTAAAAAGAGCCGATGCAGATTATATTCCGTTTTATATTGCTAATTATACTTTGGGAGCTGGTTTTGCAGGACGTTTAATGCAGACAGTTCGCGATAATGATGGTTTGACCTATAGTATTTCTTCAGGAATTGGCGGAAATATTCAGACAGGTGGTTACTGGTTTGTAAACGCTTCTTTCAATCCAGGATTATTTCAAAAAGGTTTAGACGCGACGATGGTTCAAGTTGATAAATGGGTAAAAAACGGAATTACGGCAGAAGAATTAGAAAACAAGAAAACCAACTTAATAGGAAGTTTTAAAGTTGGAATGTCCACGACAAACGGGCTGGCAAGAACAATTTTGAGTTTTATAGAAAGAGGTTTAGAGCCAAACTATATTGACCAATATCCAAAAGATATTCAAAAAGCAACTTTACAGCAAGTAAACGATGCGATTAAGAAATACATCCAACTGGATAAAATGATTATAATCAAATCTGGTTCTCTTGACCAAAACGGTAATCCGTTGAAGTAG
- a CDS encoding TlpA disulfide reductase family protein: MKSTILKSGLTALAFITALSSCSKKEGFTINGTIAGLDKGTVYLENTDEKGNKKITDSAQISPEGAFTFTGKVSEPLLHTIKLKGEEYGAYFLLDNEDIKVEAKKDSIFKAKVSGATQNDIYKSYYDNEFKKIQNIAGPIYKLSDSLTQNGKVKLNAEQQTAMDKKWKDLAAFADDLTDKFIRKNKDKIAAALIINDRIVSYGTPAQVKTYFAVLSPEVQKSFYGKQLKEAIDLNDKTAVGSQAPEFSQPDVNGKVVKLADYKGKYVLVDFWASWCGPCRKENPNVVLAYKTYHDKGFDVLGVSLDDKKKLWEKAIERDGLTWTHVSDLKGWQNEAAVLYGVKMVPTNYLIGPDGKIIAKNLREAELQSKLKEIFSKS; encoded by the coding sequence AAAAAAGAAGGATTTACGATCAATGGCACAATCGCAGGATTAGATAAAGGAACGGTTTATCTGGAAAACACAGATGAAAAAGGAAACAAGAAAATAACCGATTCCGCACAAATCAGTCCAGAAGGAGCTTTTACTTTTACGGGAAAAGTTTCAGAACCATTGCTGCATACTATTAAACTAAAGGGAGAAGAATACGGTGCCTATTTTCTTTTGGATAATGAAGATATAAAAGTAGAAGCTAAAAAAGATTCCATTTTTAAAGCTAAAGTTAGCGGCGCGACACAAAACGATATTTATAAGTCGTATTATGATAACGAATTCAAAAAAATACAAAACATCGCTGGTCCTATTTACAAATTGTCTGATTCTTTAACTCAGAACGGAAAAGTAAAATTAAATGCAGAACAGCAAACTGCAATGGATAAAAAATGGAAAGATCTTGCCGCTTTCGCTGATGATTTAACCGATAAGTTTATCCGAAAAAATAAAGATAAAATAGCCGCTGCTTTAATAATTAATGATCGAATTGTTTCTTACGGAACTCCAGCACAAGTAAAAACGTATTTTGCTGTTTTGTCTCCAGAAGTACAAAAATCATTTTACGGAAAACAGTTAAAAGAAGCCATTGATCTTAATGATAAAACAGCTGTTGGTTCTCAGGCACCTGAATTTTCTCAACCTGACGTAAACGGAAAAGTTGTGAAATTAGCCGATTATAAAGGAAAATATGTTTTGGTTGATTTTTGGGCGAGCTGGTGCGGTCCATGTCGAAAAGAGAATCCAAATGTAGTTTTGGCTTATAAAACGTACCATGATAAAGGATTTGATGTTTTAGGAGTTTCGTTAGATGATAAAAAGAAACTTTGGGAAAAAGCAATTGAAAGAGACGGATTAACGTGGACTCATGTTTCTGATTTAAAAGGCTGGCAGAACGAAGCTGCCGTTTTATACGGTGTAAAAATGGTTCCAACCAATTACTTAATTGGACCTGACGGGAAAATCATTGCCAAAAATCTTAGAGAAGCTGAATTACAATCAAAATTGAAAGAAATCTTCAGTAAATCTTAA